Part of the Geodermatophilus obscurus DSM 43160 genome is shown below.
GCACGAGGCCCTGTTGGGCTGCGTCGTCGGCGACGTGCTCCCCCACCGTGAGCTGGACGGTGGAGCCGACCGCCAGGCCGGCCACCGCCCCGGTCGGCACGCGGACGGCCTCACCGGTGGTGCTCTCCACCCAGGTCAGCGGGGCCTCGGCGTACCCGGCCTCCGCGGTCGAGCCGGCCGGACCGGCCTCGGGCCAGGCCTGCACGATCTCGCCGACGACGGTGTCCGGCGCCGCCGGCTCCTCGGCCCGGGCTGCCGTCGCCGGCAGCGCCAGGGCCAGGGCCAGCGCGGTCGCGGCACCGGCCAGCGCCCGGAGCGGGCGGCGGCGGGGGGCGGGGGTGGTCCGGTGGGGGCGCATCCCCCCTGTCCTCGGCAGCCCGCGCGCGCGTCGGCACCGGACGCCGGGGATCCAGTCGAACCCGCCGTCACACCCGGCCCAGGACTCCCCCGCGCCCCCGCCGTCCCATCAGCTGCGTCCCAGCCGCCCCCGTGGCCTCACCGTCCCCGGCCCCTCGTCCCCTGCAGGACCCCGCCGGCCCGTCCAGAGGCGCGCCGCGAGCCTGCGAGCGGTGAGGAGGACGGGGTCCTTCTCCGAACAGCCGGGAGGAGGGGTCCTTCTCCGAAGGGCGGGGAGGACGGGGTCCTCTCTCAGGCAAGGGCGTCGGCCCGCATCAGCCGCCGGCCGGCCTCGGTGATCGACCCGGACAGCGACGGGTAGATCGCGAAGGTCTGCGCCAGGTCGGTGACCGTCAGCCCCTTCGTGACCGCCAGCGCGATCGGCAGGATGAGCTCCGACGCCCCGGGGGCCACGACGACCCCACCGACGACCACGCCAGTCGCCTGCCGGGCGAACAGCTTCACGAAACCGTCGCGGAGGTCCGCCATCTTGGCCCGCGCGTTGGTCGCCAGCGGCAGCCGCACGACCTCGATGTCGGCGCCCTCGGGCAGCGTCTTCTCCTGCACGCCGACCGTGGCGATCTCCGGGTGGGTGAAGACGTTCGCCGACACCGTCTTGAGCCGGATCGGGGTGACCGCCTCGCCGAGCGCGTGCCACATGGCGATCCGGCCCTGCATCGCCGCGACCGACGCCAGCTGGAAGACGCCGGTGACATCACCAGCGGCGTAGATGCCCGGCACGCTCGTGCGCGAGACGCGGTCGACGACGACGTGCCCGGACGGCGCGAGCTCCACCCCGCACCGCTCCAGGTTCAGCCCGTCGGTGTTCGGCACCGTGCCGACGGTCATCAGCGCGTGCGAGCCCTCGACGGTGCGCCCGTCGGTGAGCTCGACGACGACCCCCTTCTCGGTGCGCCGCACCCCTGCGGCCCGGCCGCGCTCCAGCCGGCCGCCGCGGGACTGGAAGACGTCCTCGAGCACCTCGGCGGCGTCGGAGTCCTCGCCGGGCAGCACCCGGTCGCGCGAGGACACCAGCGTCACCGGGACGCCGGCCTCCAGGTAGCCGGAGGCGAACTCCGCCCCGGTCACGCCGGAGCCGACGACGACCAGGTGCTCGGGCATCTCCTGGATGTCGTAGACGTCGCGCCAGTCGAGGATCCGCTCGTGGTCGGGCTCGGCGCCGGGCAGCACCCGGGGGTCCGCGCCGGTGGCGATGAGGACGACGTCGCACTCCAGCGTCTCGCTGACCGCGCCCACGGCGTCCACCACCTGCACCCGGTGCTCGGCCAGGCCGCGGACCTCGTCGGAGAGCCGGCCTTGCCCGGGGAGGACCCGCACGCCCTCGGCGACCAGCCGGGCCCGGATGTCGGCGGACTGCGCCACGGCCAGGCCCTTGACCCGCTGGTTCACCGCGGGGAGGTCGATGCCGACGGTGGCCAGCTCGGAGCCCTGCACGCCGAGCGCGGTCGAGTCGCGCACGTTGGTCATCACGCCGGCCGAGGCGATGAAGGTCTTGGAGGGGACGCAGTCGGTGAGCACGCTGGCCCCACCGACGCCGTCGCGCTCGACCACGGTGACCTCCGCACCGAGGGATGCGGCGACCAGCGCGGCCTCGTAGCCGGCGGGGCCACCGCCGATGATGACGATGCGGGTCATGGGGAGTCCTATCGGTGCGGTGCGGACACGTGCCGCACAGCATTCTCCCCGTTCCGGGGAACGACGTGGCCCATCTCCCACCGAGGGGCGTGCCACACCGCCGTAGGCTGCCCCGTGATGGGCCTCTACGCCGCGTACGGGTCGAACATGGACCCCGCACAGATGCTCCGGCGCTGTCCCTCCTCCCCGCACACCGGCACCGGCTGGATCAGGGGCTGGCGGCTGACCTTCGGGGCCGAGGAGTACGGCTGGGAAGGGGCGCTGGCCACCCTCGTCCCGGACGACACCACGCCGGGCGAGTCGCTGTCCCCCGGCGTCTTCGTCGCCCTCTACGACCTCACCGACGCCGACGCCGAGGCGCTCGACGCCTGGGAGGGCGCCGACCAGGGCCTCTACCGGAAGCTGCACCTGCGGGTGCACACGCTCACCGGCGACCAGGTGGCGTGGGTCTACGTGCTCGACGCCTTCGAGGGCGGGCTGCCCTCGGCGCGGTACCTGGGCGCGCTCGCCGACGCCGCCGAGGCCGCCGGTGCGCCCGACGACTACCTCGTCGAGCTGCGCGCCCGGGAGTGCCGCTCGACCGGCGTCTGAGCTGCCGGCCGCCTCCCCCGTGGCTTCCGCGGCGAGTGCGACGAACCCGTGGTCCTCGGCGCCTGATCGCCACGGGTTCGTCGCACTCGCGCCTGCGGTGGGGCTCAGGAGTCGTGGAGGAAGGTCTCCAGCAGCTGCCGCGCGGCCAGCGCCGGGGTGAGCTCGCCGGCCAGCACGGCCTTCTCCAGCTCCGGCGCGGCGGCCCGGACGCCGGGGTGCGCGCGCAGCCGGTGCTCCAGGCCGTCGCGCACCAGCTGCCGGGTCCAGCGCACCTGCTGGCTGCGGCGGCGCTCCTCGAACGCACCGGAGGCCTTCCGCCGGTCCTGGTGCTCGACCAGCTTGGCCCACACCTCGTCGAGCCCCTCGCCGGTCAGCCCGGCGCAGGTGAGCACCGGGACCTGCCAGTCCTCCCCGTGGCCGCGCAGCATGCGGATCGCGCCGGCCAGCTCGCGGGCGGCCTTGCGGGCGTCGGGGGCACCGGGTCCGTCGGCCTTGTTGACCGCGATGACGTCGGCGATCTCGAGGATGCCGCGCTTGATGCCCTGCAGCTGGTCACCGGTGCGGGCCAGCGTCAGGAACAGGAACGAGTCGACCATCTCGGCGACGGTGATCTCCGACTGCCCGACGCCGACGGTCTCCACCAGGACGACGTCGTACCCGGCCGCCTCGACGACGACCATCGACTCCCGCGTGGCCTGCGCGACCCCGCCGAGGGTGCCCGACGTCGGCGAGGGCCGGATGAAGGCATTCGGGTCGACCGACAGCCGCGCCATGCGGGTCTTGTCCCCGAGGATCGACCCGCCCGAGCGGGCCGACGACGGGTCGACGGCGAGCACCGCCACCCTCGACCCAGCCGCCGTCAGCGTCACGCCGAGCTGGTCGATGAAGGTCGACTTGCCCACGCCGGGGACGCCGCTGATGCCGACCCGCCGCGCCGACCCCGCGTGCGGCAGCAGCTCGACCAGCAGCTCCTGCGCGCGCTCCCGGTGGTCGGCGCGGTGCGACTCCACCAGCGTGATCGCCCGCGCCACGGCCCGTCGGTCGCCGGCCAGCACGCCCTCGACCAGCGCCGGGACGTCGACGGAACGGCCCATCAGTGACCGAGGCGCTCGGACAGCGTCCGCAGCAGCCGCTGCGCCGCCTCCGCGACCACCGTGCCGGGCAGGAACACCTCGGCCGCGCCCATCTCCTTGAGCGTCGGCACGTCGTCGGGCGGGATCACGCCGCCGACGACGATCATGACGTCCTCGGCCCCGAGGTCGGCGAGCGCCTGCTTGAGCGCCGGCACCAGCGTCAGGTGGCCGGCGGCCAGCGACGAGACGCCGACGACGTGCACGTCGGCCTCCACCGCCTGCCGGGCGACCTCCTCGGGGGTCTGGAACAGCGGACCGACGTCGACGTCGAAGCCGAGGTCGGCGAACGCCGTCGCGATGACCTTCTGGCCGCGGTCGTGGCCGTCCTGGCCCATCTTGGCGACCAGGATGCGGGGACGGCGCCCCTCGGCCTCCTCGAACGCCTCCGCCATGCTGCGGGTCTCCTCCATCGGCCCGGACGCTCCTGCCTCCTCGCGGTACACACCCGAGATGGTGCGCACCTGCCCGGCGTGCCTCCCGTAGACCTCCTCCAGCGCGTCGGAGATCTCCCCGACGGTGGCCTTGGCGCGGGCCGCGTCGACGGCGAGCTTGAGCAGGTTCGCGTCCAGCTCACGACCGCGCCGTCCCTCGGCGGCCGCCCGCGCGGCGTCGGTGAGCCGGGACAGCGCCTCGCGGACCGCGCCGTCGTCCCGGGAGGCGCGCAGCTCCTCCAGCTTGGCCTTCTGCTGGGCGAGCACGTCGGCGTTGTCGACCCGCAGCACCTCGATCGCCTCGTCGGCGTCGACCCGGTACTTGTTGATGCCGATCACCGGCTGCCGGCCCGAGTCGATGCGCGCCTGGGTGCGGGCGGCGGCCTCCTCGATGCGCAGCTTGGGGATGCCGTCGTCGATGGCCTGCGCCATGCCGCCGTGCTCGGCGACCTCCTCGATGTGCGCCCAGGCGCGGCGGGCCAGGTCGTAGGTCAGCTTCTCCACGTACGCCGAGCCGCCCCACGGGTCGATCACCCGCGTCGTGCCCGACTCCTGCTGCAGCAGCAGCTGGGTGTTGCGGGCGATCCGCGCGGAGAAGTCGGTGGGCAGCGCCAGCGCCTCGTCGAGGGCGTTGGTGTGCAGCGACTGGGTGTGCCCCTGGGTGGCGGCCATCGCCTCCAGGCAGGTGCGGACGACGTTGTTGTAGACGTCCTGCGCCGTCAGCGACCAGCCCGAGGTCTGCGAGTGGGTGCGCAGCGACAGCGACTTGTCCTTCTGCGCGCCGGCGTCCTTGACCAGCCGCGCCCACAGCAGCCGCCCGGCCCGCAGCTTGGCGACCTCCATGAAGAAGTTCATGCCGATCGCCCAGAAGAAGCTCAGCCGCGGCGCGAACGCGTCGACGTCCAGCCCGGCGTCCTTGCCCGCCTCCAGGTACTCCACGCCGTCGGCCAGCGTGTAGGCCAGCTCCAGGTCGGCCGTCGCCCCGGCCTCCTGGATGTGGTAGCCGGAGATGGAGATCGAGTTGAACCGCGGCATCTGCTGCGAGGTGAACGCGAAGATGTCGCTGATGATCTGCATCGACGGCTTGGGCGGGTAGATGTAGGTGTTGCGGACCATGAACTCCTTGAGGATGTCGTTCTGGATGGTCCCGGTCAGCTGACCGTGCTTCACCCCCTGCTCCTCGGCGGCGACGATGTAGAGCGCCAGCACCGGCAGGACGGCGCCGTTCATGGTCATCGAGACGCTCATCCGGTCCAGCGGGATGCCGTCGAACAGCTGCCGCATGTCCAGGATGGAGTCGACCGCCACCCCGGCCATGCCGACGTCACCGACGACCCGCGGGTGGTCGGAGTCGTAGCCCCGGTGGGTGGGCAGGTCGAAGGCGATCGACAGGCCCTTCTGCCCCGCGGCGAGGTTGCGCCGGTAGAACGCGTTGGAATCCGCAGCGGTGGAGAAGCCCGCGTACTGGCGCACCGTCCACGGCTGGGTGGTGTACATCGTCGGGTAGGGCCCGCGCAGGTAGGGCGGCAGGCCCGGGTAGGTCTGCAGGAAGTCCAGACCCCGGAGGTCGGCCGGGGTGGACAGCGGCGGGACGGCGATGCCCTCCGGCGTCTCCCAGGTCGCCTCCTCCACGCCACGACCGGTGGCCTCCTTGAACCGCTTGGCCCAGTCGTCGGCCGAGGCGGCCGCCGCGGGGCGGCCCAGGTCGACGCCGCTGAAGTCGGGGATCGCGCTCATGCCGGCACTCCCAGCTGCTCGTGGACTCGCTGCAGGACGTCGAGTGCGTCGCACCCGGCGTACACGTACCCGTCGATGCCGTCGACCGCCAGCGACGGCTTCCCGGCCAGCCACACCTGCGTGGCACCGGCCGCGCGGAGCTCGGCGGCCAGCGCGGCCGCGGACCCGGCGTAGTCCTTGTCGGTCCCGCAGATGCAGGCGACCGTCGTCCCGGCGTCGGCGAGGCCGGAGGCCCCGTCGCCGGACGGCGTCGCCACCCCCCCGGCCTGGAACAGGTTGCCGGCGAAGCTGGCCCGCGCGGTGTACCGGGCGATCGGCCCGATGGTGGCCAGGTAGACCCTCGGCTCCGACCCCGCCTGCCGGGCGGCGTCGGCGCGGTCGCGCAGCTCCTCGAACGCCTGCGCCGCCCGCACCCGCGGCAGCCCCCCGGTCGGCTGCAGATCCGCGGCGGGTTGCCGCTCGGGCAGCTTCTCGGTGAGGTTGGGGAACTCGCTGATGCCGGTGATCGCGTCGGTGCGGTGCGCCAGCCGCTCGGCGCGGGCGTCCCAGGCGGCGGCGATCCGGTCGCGCACCAGCCCCGAGTCCAGTCCGGCGACCAGCCCACCGGCCGCCTCGATCTCGGTGAACCAGCTCCAGGCGGCCTCGGCCAGGGCGTCGGTCAGCGCCTCGACGTACCAGGAGCCGCCGGCCGGGTCGAGCACGCGGGCGAGGTGCGCCTCCTCGACCAGCAGGTTCTGGGTGTTGCGGGCGATCCGGCGGGAGAAGGCGTCGGGTAGGCCGAGGGCGGCGTCGAAGGGCTGCACGGTGACGACGTCGGCGCCGCCCACGCCCGCGGCGAAGCAGGCGACCGTCGTCCGCAGCATGTTCACCCAGGGGTCGCGCCTGGTCGTCATCACCGAGGAGGTGACGGCGTGCTGCCGCTGACCGCGGACGTCGGCCGAGGCCCCGCTGACCTCGCCGACCCGGTCCCACAGCCGGCGGGCGGCGCGCAGCGCGGCGATCGTCGTGAACTGGTCGGCACTGGCCGCGTAGCGGAACTCGAGCTGGGCGAAGGCCTCGTCGACCGACAGCCCGCCGTCGGTGAGCGCCCGCAGGTAGGCCACGCCGGCGGCCAGCGAGCAGCCGAGCTCCTCGACGGCCGAGGCGCCGGCGTCGTGGAAGACCGTGCCGTCGACGACGACGGTGCGCCAGCCCGCGGGCGCCCGGCGGGCGACGTCGAC
Proteins encoded:
- the meaB gene encoding methylmalonyl Co-A mutase-associated GTPase MeaB, whose translation is MGRSVDVPALVEGVLAGDRRAVARAITLVESHRADHRERAQELLVELLPHAGSARRVGISGVPGVGKSTFIDQLGVTLTAAGSRVAVLAVDPSSARSGGSILGDKTRMARLSVDPNAFIRPSPTSGTLGGVAQATRESMVVVEAAGYDVVLVETVGVGQSEITVAEMVDSFLFLTLARTGDQLQGIKRGILEIADVIAVNKADGPGAPDARKAARELAGAIRMLRGHGEDWQVPVLTCAGLTGEGLDEVWAKLVEHQDRRKASGAFEERRRSQQVRWTRQLVRDGLEHRLRAHPGVRAAAPELEKAVLAGELTPALAARQLLETFLHDS
- the scpA gene encoding methylmalonyl-CoA mutase; translation: MSAIPDFSGVDLGRPAAAASADDWAKRFKEATGRGVEEATWETPEGIAVPPLSTPADLRGLDFLQTYPGLPPYLRGPYPTMYTTQPWTVRQYAGFSTAADSNAFYRRNLAAGQKGLSIAFDLPTHRGYDSDHPRVVGDVGMAGVAVDSILDMRQLFDGIPLDRMSVSMTMNGAVLPVLALYIVAAEEQGVKHGQLTGTIQNDILKEFMVRNTYIYPPKPSMQIISDIFAFTSQQMPRFNSISISGYHIQEAGATADLELAYTLADGVEYLEAGKDAGLDVDAFAPRLSFFWAIGMNFFMEVAKLRAGRLLWARLVKDAGAQKDKSLSLRTHSQTSGWSLTAQDVYNNVVRTCLEAMAATQGHTQSLHTNALDEALALPTDFSARIARNTQLLLQQESGTTRVIDPWGGSAYVEKLTYDLARRAWAHIEEVAEHGGMAQAIDDGIPKLRIEEAAARTQARIDSGRQPVIGINKYRVDADEAIEVLRVDNADVLAQQKAKLEELRASRDDGAVREALSRLTDAARAAAEGRRGRELDANLLKLAVDAARAKATVGEISDALEEVYGRHAGQVRTISGVYREEAGASGPMEETRSMAEAFEEAEGRRPRILVAKMGQDGHDRGQKVIATAFADLGFDVDVGPLFQTPEEVARQAVEADVHVVGVSSLAAGHLTLVPALKQALADLGAEDVMIVVGGVIPPDDVPTLKEMGAAEVFLPGTVVAEAAQRLLRTLSERLGH
- a CDS encoding NAD(P)H-quinone dehydrogenase, which translates into the protein MTRIVIIGGGPAGYEAALVAASLGAEVTVVERDGVGGASVLTDCVPSKTFIASAGVMTNVRDSTALGVQGSELATVGIDLPAVNQRVKGLAVAQSADIRARLVAEGVRVLPGQGRLSDEVRGLAEHRVQVVDAVGAVSETLECDVVLIATGADPRVLPGAEPDHERILDWRDVYDIQEMPEHLVVVGSGVTGAEFASGYLEAGVPVTLVSSRDRVLPGEDSDAAEVLEDVFQSRGGRLERGRAAGVRRTEKGVVVELTDGRTVEGSHALMTVGTVPNTDGLNLERCGVELAPSGHVVVDRVSRTSVPGIYAAGDVTGVFQLASVAAMQGRIAMWHALGEAVTPIRLKTVSANVFTHPEIATVGVQEKTLPEGADIEVVRLPLATNARAKMADLRDGFVKLFARQATGVVVGGVVVAPGASELILPIALAVTKGLTVTDLAQTFAIYPSLSGSITEAGRRLMRADALA
- a CDS encoding gamma-glutamylcyclotransferase family protein, with the protein product MGLYAAYGSNMDPAQMLRRCPSSPHTGTGWIRGWRLTFGAEEYGWEGALATLVPDDTTPGESLSPGVFVALYDLTDADAEALDAWEGADQGLYRKLHLRVHTLTGDQVAWVYVLDAFEGGLPSARYLGALADAAEAAGAPDDYLVELRARECRSTGV
- a CDS encoding methylmalonyl-CoA mutase subunit beta, with the protein product MSSPDQQTAAPADAEVPAEHEVPDELPLAAGFPAATREAWRELVAAVLRKAGREELPEPVEDALRVPVATGVSVAPLYTAEDAGDLPTAVGVPGLPPFVRGGRPAVGPAGSPAVSAAGGTEGGASGSWDVRQRHAHPDVALTREAIAADLENGVTSLWLALGEGAVPTDALGDVLADVYLDLAPVSVSGGMPAAEALLAHVAGRTDLAPGGSLGLDPLGVHAASGEAQDLTGLVDVARRAPAGWRTVVVDGTVFHDAGASAVEELGCSLAAGVAYLRALTDGGLSVDEAFAQLEFRYAASADQFTTIAALRAARRLWDRVGEVSGASADVRGQRQHAVTSSVMTTRRDPWVNMLRTTVACFAAGVGGADVVTVQPFDAALGLPDAFSRRIARNTQNLLVEEAHLARVLDPAGGSWYVEALTDALAEAAWSWFTEIEAAGGLVAGLDSGLVRDRIAAAWDARAERLAHRTDAITGISEFPNLTEKLPERQPAADLQPTGGLPRVRAAQAFEELRDRADAARQAGSEPRVYLATIGPIARYTARASFAGNLFQAGGVATPSGDGASGLADAGTTVACICGTDKDYAGSAAALAAELRAAGATQVWLAGKPSLAVDGIDGYVYAGCDALDVLQRVHEQLGVPA